The Antennarius striatus isolate MH-2024 chromosome 11, ASM4005453v1, whole genome shotgun sequence genome window below encodes:
- the LOC137603891 gene encoding cone cGMP-specific 3',5'-cyclic phosphodiesterase subunit alpha'-like, whose translation MADKDTVEKFLDNNPQFAKEYYEKKVKADVITAAFNNQVQVKDPSSYKDVTAIQEAEFIFEIIKEINSASPMEKVMHKILQRIGLMIQADRCSYFGYRARNGTPELSTILFDVTHNSPFEKNLVNPNLEIVFPTDMGIVGWTAHSKKPQNIPDVKKDSHFSDFVDKQTKYTTKCMITAPIMNDKEPIGVVMALNKQGADQFSKSDQELFNKYVNFAAVASIQAYTSVMWDVESRRSQVLLWSASKVFEELTDIERQFHKALYTVRTYIKCERYSVGLLDMTKEKEFFDEWQVKLGEQEPYKGPKTPDGREINFYKIIDYLLEDKEEIKVIPGPPADHWALVSGLPSYVAENGFICNMMNAVADDYFTFQKEAVDETGWKIKNVLSLPIVNKKEEIVGVATFFNRRDGKPFDENDEQITEALTQFLGWSTLNSDTYDKLNRTEWKKEIAQEMLMYQTKATLDDVQTILNTQEKLGSAPEDCDQKEMYKLLKANIPDPKKVELHEFRFSDFPLSEFELIKCGIRCFFELGVVEKFKVQAETLTRWMYTVRRGYRDITYHNWRHGFNVGQTMFTLLLTGKLKKYYSDLDAFAMVAAGFCHDIDHRGTNNLYQTKSLSPLAKLHSSSVMERHHLEYSKTLMEDENLNIFQNLQKRQFETVQHLFEVCIIATDLALYFKKRTMFQKIVDSIEAIPDEKERIGYISNNPTRKEIIMAMMMTACDLSAITKPWEVQSKVALMVAAEFWEQGDLERTVLEQQPIPMMDRNHADELPKMQCGFIDFVCSFVYKEFARFHTEIQPMFSGMTNNRGEWKALADVHEAKMKAIEDEKKRLEGGDGQGQDGGKSKTCVIC comes from the exons ATGGCAGACAAAGACACTGTTGAGAAGTTCCTTGACAATAACCCGCAATTTGCCAAGGAGTACTATGAAAAGAAAGTCAAGGCAGATGTGATCACTGCTGCCTTCAACAACCAGGTCCAGGTTAAAGACCCATCTTCCTACAAGGATGTCACTGCCATCCAGGAAGCTGAGTTCATATTTGAAATCATAAAGGAGATTAACAGTGCCAGCCCAATGGAAAAGGTCATGCATAAAATTCTCCAGAGGATTGGTCTGATGATCCAGGCTGATCGTTGCAGTTACTTTGGATACAGAGCTCGTAACGGAACGCCTGAGCTATCCACAATCCTCTTCGATGTGACACACAACTCTCcgtttgaaaaaaatcttgtgaACCCCAATCTAGAAATAGTTTTTCCCACTGACATGGGAATTGTTGGATGGACCGCTCACTCCAAGAAGCCTCAGAATATCCCTGACGTTAAGAAG GACTCTCATTTTAGCGACTTTGTGGACAAACAGACCAAATACACAACCAAATGCATGATTACTGCTCCCATCATGAACGACAAGGAACCCATTGGTGTTGTCATGGCACTCAACAAACAAGGCGCTGATCAATTCTCCAAGAGTGATCAGGAG CTCTTCAATAAATATGTCAACTTTGCTGCTGTGGCCTCGATCCAAGCTTATACCTCTGTCATGTGGGACGTAGAGTCCAGGAGAAGTCAG GTCTTGCTCTGGTCTGCCAGCAAAGTGTTTGAGGAGTTGACAGACATTGAGAGGCAGTTTCACAAGGCCTTGTACACAGTGAGGACGTACATCAAGTGTGAGCGATACTCTGTTGGACTGCTGGACATGACCAAAGAAAAG GAGTTTTTTGATGAGTGGCAAGTCAAACTAGGGGAGCAGGAGCCATACAAAGGCCCCAAGACTCCTGATGGCAGA GAAATCAACTTTTACAAGATTATTGACTACTTGCTGGAAGACAAAGAGGAGATTAAAGTTATCCC GGGTCCTCCTGCTGACCACTGGGCTCTAGTCAGCGGACTCCCCTCATATGTGGCTGAGAATGGATTT ATCTGCAACATGATGAATGCTGTAGCAGATGATTACTTTACATTTCAG AAAGAAGCAGTGGATGAGACTGGATGGAAGATTAAGAACGTCCTTTCCCTACCTATTGTCAACAAAAAGGAAGAAATCGTTGGGGTTGCTACTTTCTTCAACAGGAGGGATGGCAAACCCTTTGATGAGAACGATGAGCAGATTACTGAA GCTCTAACCCAGTTCCTCGGCTGGTCCACCCTGAACAGCGACACATATGACAAACTGAACAGAACAGAGTGGAAGAAAGAAATCGCCCAAGAAATGCTCATGTATCAGACAAAAGCCACACTGGATGATGTTCAGACTATTCTG AACACTCAAGAAAAGCTTGGCAGTGCACCAGAAGACTGTGACCAGAAGGAGATGTACAAACTACTG AAAGCTAACATCCCTGACCCCAAGAAAGTGGAGCTGCATGAGTTCCGCTTCAGTGACTTCCCCTTGTCAGAGTTTGAGCTCATCAAATGTGGTATCCGCTGCTTCTTTGAACTGGGGGTGGTGGAGAAATTCAAAGTCCAAGCAGAG ACCTTGACACGATGGATGTACACTGTCCGCCGGGGGTACCGAGACATCACCTACCACAACTGGAGACATGGTTTCAATGTTGGACAGACCATGTTCACGCTGCTGCTT ACAGGCAAACTGAAGAAGTATTATTCCGATCTTGATGCCTTTGCCATGGTTGCTGCAGGATTCTGCCATGATATCGACCACAGAGGAACCAACAATCTTTATCAGACAAA GAGTTTATCTCCGCTGGCAAAACTCCACAGCTCCTCAGTAATGGAGCGACATCACCTGGAGTACAGTAAGACACTGATGGAGGATGAG AACTTGAATATCTTCCAAAACCTCCAGAAGCGTCAGTTTGAAACGGTGCAGCATCTGTTTGAAGTTTGCATTATCGCCACTGATCTGGCCCTCTACTTTAA GAAGAGAACAATGTTCCAGAAAATTGTGGATTCTATTGAGGCAATTCCAGATGAAAAGGAGAGGATTGGCTACATCTCCAATAATCCAACAAGGAAGGAAATTATCAT GGCAATGATGATGACTGCTTGTGATCTGTCAGCCATCACAAAACCATGGGAGGTTCAAAGCAAG GTTGCTTTGATGGTGGCAGCAGAATTTTGGGAGCAGGGAGACCTTGAAAGGACAGTTCTTGAGCAACAGCCTATT CCAATGATGGACAGAAATCACGCTGATGAGCTGCCCAAGATGCAGTGTGGCTTTATCGACTTTGTCTGTTCCTTTGTGTACAAG GAGTTTGCCCGATTCCATACTGAGATCCAACCCATGTTTAGTGGTATGACTAACAACAGGGGAGAGTGGAAAGCTCTCGCCGATGTCCATGAAGCTAAGATGAAGGCGATTGAAGACGaaaagaaaaggctggaagGAGGAGACGGGCAAG GTCAAGATGGTGGGAAGTCAAAGACGTGCGTCATCTGTTAG
- the LOC137603386 gene encoding leucine-rich glioma-inactivated protein 1-like isoform X2: MENRRKMRMRSPWLGLLVLACVLLVADSRRAKQPRCPPSCTCTKDNALCERAALIPRTFPPDVISLSFVKSEFTEIPKESFIHTPALHLLLFTANNLEAINEDAFLGLPHLEYLFIENNQIRSISPNAFRGLKTLVHLSLAYNNLETLPKDLFKGLEALTKVDLRGNQFTCDCKLKWLVEWMYSTNATVDQIYCKGPALQQDKRINDLVPQSFDCITTEFASYQSLKFESISVEAFSFGTDQYVVFAQPFIGKCSFLEWDHVEMVFRNYDDIDSTSTVICKPLVIDSQLFIIVAQLFGGSHIYKRDNSANKFIKLQGIDILKIRKPNDVETFRIDGESFFVIADSSKAGSTTIYKWNGNGFYSHQSLHPWYRDTDVEYMEISSKPHLILSSSSQRPVIYQWNKNTKLFDRRTDIPEMEDVYAVKHFQVKSDLFICLTRFIGDSKVMRWDGALFRELQTMPSRGSMVFQPFTLGSWQYAILGSDYSFTQVYRWDAKKGEFVHFQEVNIQAPRAFTPVSIDNRQFLLASSFKGKTQIYEHLVIDLSN, translated from the exons ATGGAGAATAGACGCAAGATGCGCATGAGATCGCCCTGGCTCGGTTTACTTGTGTTGGCGTGTGTTTTGCTGGTGGCGGACAGCAGGAGAGCCAAGCAGCCCCGGTGCCCCCCGTCATGTACCTGCACCAAAGATAACGCGCTGTGCGAAAGAGCGGCGCTCATTCCTCGCACCTTCCCACCAGATGTCATATCGCT atcATTCGTCAAGTCTGAATTCACTGAAATCCCGAAGGAGAGCTTCATCCACACTCCTGCCCTGCACCTCCT CCTCTTCACAGCCAACAACTTGGAGGCTATAAATGAGGATGCTTTCCTTGGTCTTCCTCACCTGGAGTACCT GTTCATCGAAAACAACCAGATCAGGTCGATCTCTCCAAATGCTTTCCGTGGACTGAAGACCTTAGTGCATCT GAGTTTGGCGTACAATAATCTGGAGACTCTGCCAAAGGATTTGTTCAAGGGTCTTGAGGCCTTGACAAAAGT TGACCTGCGAGGGAATCAGTTCACCTGTGACTGCAAACTGAAGTGGTTGGTGGAGTGGATGTACAGCACCAACGCTACGGTGGATCAGATTTACTGCAAAGGTCCGGCCTTACAGCAAGACAAGAGAATCAATGATCTGGTGCCGCAGTCCTTCGACTGCATCACCACAG AGTTTGCTTCCTACCAGTCTCTAAAGTTTGAGTCTATATCGGTGGAGGCCTTTTCCTTTGGGACTGATCAGTATGTGGTGTTTGCCCAGCCTTTCATCGGGAAATGCAGCTTCTTAGAGTGGGATCATGTGGAGATGGTCTTCAGAAATTATGATGACATTGACA GTACTTCCACAGTGATTTGCAAACCTTTAGTGATTGACAGTCAACTCTTCATCATTGTGGCTCAGCTGTTTGGTGGCTCGCACATTTATAAGCGTGACAACTCTGCCAACAAGTTCATCAAGCTTCAAGGCATAGATATCCTCAAAATCCGCAAGCCAAACGACGTGGAGACATTTCGTATCGACGGAGAATCCTTTTTTGTCATAGCGGACAGCTCCAAGGCCGGTTCCACCACCATCTACAAGTGGAACGGCAACGGTTTTTACTCTCACCAGTCGCTCCACCCATGGTACCGGGACACTGATGTGGAGTACATGGAGATATCCTCCAAACCACACCTGATCTTGTCCAGCAGCTCCCAGAGGCCTGTCATCTACCAGTGGAACAAAAACACCAAGCTCTTTGACAGACGCACCGACATCCCAGAGATGGAGGACGTCTACGCCGTGAAGCATTTCCAGGTCAAATCAGACCTCTTCATCTGTCTGACGCGCTTCATCGGTGACTCCAAAGTGATGCGCTGGGATGGAGCCCTGTTCAGAGAGCTGCAAACCATGCCATCTCGTGGCTCCATGGTGTTCCAGCCCTTCACTTTGGGTAGCTGGCAGTACGCCATCCTGGGCAGCGATTACTCTTTCACCCAGGTGTACCGCTGGGATGCCAAgaagggggagtttgttcattttcaggAAGTCAACATCCAGGCACCGAGGGCCTTCACTCCTGTTTCCATAGACAACCGACAGTTCCTGCTGGCCTCAAGCTTCAAAGGGAAAACTCAGATTTATGAGCACCTGGTCATCGATCTGAGCAACTGA
- the LOC137603386 gene encoding leucine-rich glioma-inactivated protein 1-like isoform X1, whose amino-acid sequence MTLYSCRRGCLVCISRMENRRKMRMRSPWLGLLVLACVLLVADSRRAKQPRCPPSCTCTKDNALCERAALIPRTFPPDVISLSFVKSEFTEIPKESFIHTPALHLLLFTANNLEAINEDAFLGLPHLEYLFIENNQIRSISPNAFRGLKTLVHLSLAYNNLETLPKDLFKGLEALTKVDLRGNQFTCDCKLKWLVEWMYSTNATVDQIYCKGPALQQDKRINDLVPQSFDCITTEFASYQSLKFESISVEAFSFGTDQYVVFAQPFIGKCSFLEWDHVEMVFRNYDDIDSTSTVICKPLVIDSQLFIIVAQLFGGSHIYKRDNSANKFIKLQGIDILKIRKPNDVETFRIDGESFFVIADSSKAGSTTIYKWNGNGFYSHQSLHPWYRDTDVEYMEISSKPHLILSSSSQRPVIYQWNKNTKLFDRRTDIPEMEDVYAVKHFQVKSDLFICLTRFIGDSKVMRWDGALFRELQTMPSRGSMVFQPFTLGSWQYAILGSDYSFTQVYRWDAKKGEFVHFQEVNIQAPRAFTPVSIDNRQFLLASSFKGKTQIYEHLVIDLSN is encoded by the exons ATGACATTATATTCTTGTCGCAGAGGATGTTTGGTGTGTATTTCTCG GATGGAGAATAGACGCAAGATGCGCATGAGATCGCCCTGGCTCGGTTTACTTGTGTTGGCGTGTGTTTTGCTGGTGGCGGACAGCAGGAGAGCCAAGCAGCCCCGGTGCCCCCCGTCATGTACCTGCACCAAAGATAACGCGCTGTGCGAAAGAGCGGCGCTCATTCCTCGCACCTTCCCACCAGATGTCATATCGCT atcATTCGTCAAGTCTGAATTCACTGAAATCCCGAAGGAGAGCTTCATCCACACTCCTGCCCTGCACCTCCT CCTCTTCACAGCCAACAACTTGGAGGCTATAAATGAGGATGCTTTCCTTGGTCTTCCTCACCTGGAGTACCT GTTCATCGAAAACAACCAGATCAGGTCGATCTCTCCAAATGCTTTCCGTGGACTGAAGACCTTAGTGCATCT GAGTTTGGCGTACAATAATCTGGAGACTCTGCCAAAGGATTTGTTCAAGGGTCTTGAGGCCTTGACAAAAGT TGACCTGCGAGGGAATCAGTTCACCTGTGACTGCAAACTGAAGTGGTTGGTGGAGTGGATGTACAGCACCAACGCTACGGTGGATCAGATTTACTGCAAAGGTCCGGCCTTACAGCAAGACAAGAGAATCAATGATCTGGTGCCGCAGTCCTTCGACTGCATCACCACAG AGTTTGCTTCCTACCAGTCTCTAAAGTTTGAGTCTATATCGGTGGAGGCCTTTTCCTTTGGGACTGATCAGTATGTGGTGTTTGCCCAGCCTTTCATCGGGAAATGCAGCTTCTTAGAGTGGGATCATGTGGAGATGGTCTTCAGAAATTATGATGACATTGACA GTACTTCCACAGTGATTTGCAAACCTTTAGTGATTGACAGTCAACTCTTCATCATTGTGGCTCAGCTGTTTGGTGGCTCGCACATTTATAAGCGTGACAACTCTGCCAACAAGTTCATCAAGCTTCAAGGCATAGATATCCTCAAAATCCGCAAGCCAAACGACGTGGAGACATTTCGTATCGACGGAGAATCCTTTTTTGTCATAGCGGACAGCTCCAAGGCCGGTTCCACCACCATCTACAAGTGGAACGGCAACGGTTTTTACTCTCACCAGTCGCTCCACCCATGGTACCGGGACACTGATGTGGAGTACATGGAGATATCCTCCAAACCACACCTGATCTTGTCCAGCAGCTCCCAGAGGCCTGTCATCTACCAGTGGAACAAAAACACCAAGCTCTTTGACAGACGCACCGACATCCCAGAGATGGAGGACGTCTACGCCGTGAAGCATTTCCAGGTCAAATCAGACCTCTTCATCTGTCTGACGCGCTTCATCGGTGACTCCAAAGTGATGCGCTGGGATGGAGCCCTGTTCAGAGAGCTGCAAACCATGCCATCTCGTGGCTCCATGGTGTTCCAGCCCTTCACTTTGGGTAGCTGGCAGTACGCCATCCTGGGCAGCGATTACTCTTTCACCCAGGTGTACCGCTGGGATGCCAAgaagggggagtttgttcattttcaggAAGTCAACATCCAGGCACCGAGGGCCTTCACTCCTGTTTCCATAGACAACCGACAGTTCCTGCTGGCCTCAAGCTTCAAAGGGAAAACTCAGATTTATGAGCACCTGGTCATCGATCTGAGCAACTGA